In one Bradyrhizobium sp. 4 genomic region, the following are encoded:
- the flgI gene encoding flagellar basal body P-ring protein FlgI → MTRVLLALVLLVFAASAHAAVRIKDIADIKGLRENQIVGYGLVIGLNGTGDTLRNAPFTEQSLQSMLENMGINVRNETTSTNNPPRPTTLRTRNVAAVMVTADLQPSIGAGERMDVTVSSLGDATSLLGGTLVMTSLRAADGAVYAVAQGAVTVAGYSVGGQAQNVSQGTPTAGRIPNGALVEREVQGSLHEMEYLVLELKNPDFVTATRILDAINRYAGGRYRAQIAFERDYRTIVLSKPRHIGPVRFLAEIGELTVEPDTPARVVINERTGTVVIGRDVRISTVAVTHGNLTVRVTELPVVSQPAPFSKGQTVVVPQTVVEANEAGSQVAILSGVDLQRLVRGLNQIGLKPSGIIAILQAIKTAGALQADVIVQ, encoded by the coding sequence ATGACCAGAGTCCTGCTTGCGCTCGTCCTGCTCGTTTTCGCCGCCAGCGCCCACGCCGCCGTCCGCATCAAGGACATCGCGGACATCAAGGGATTGCGCGAAAACCAGATCGTCGGCTACGGCCTCGTCATCGGCCTGAACGGCACCGGCGACACGCTCCGCAATGCTCCGTTCACGGAGCAGTCCCTGCAATCGATGCTCGAGAACATGGGCATCAATGTCAGGAACGAGACCACCAGCACCAACAATCCCCCGCGTCCGACGACGCTGCGCACGCGCAACGTCGCGGCCGTGATGGTGACCGCGGACCTGCAGCCCTCGATCGGTGCCGGCGAGCGCATGGACGTGACCGTGTCGTCGCTCGGCGATGCGACCTCCCTGCTCGGCGGCACCCTGGTGATGACGTCGCTGCGCGCGGCGGACGGCGCGGTCTATGCAGTGGCGCAAGGCGCGGTCACGGTCGCCGGCTACAGCGTCGGAGGCCAGGCCCAGAACGTCAGCCAGGGCACGCCGACCGCGGGCCGAATCCCGAACGGCGCGCTGGTCGAGCGCGAGGTGCAGGGTAGTCTCCATGAAATGGAGTATCTTGTGTTGGAGCTCAAGAACCCCGACTTCGTCACCGCAACGCGAATCCTCGACGCCATCAATCGCTACGCGGGCGGACGCTACCGCGCGCAGATCGCCTTCGAGCGCGACTACCGCACCATCGTGCTGTCGAAGCCGCGCCACATCGGCCCGGTCCGCTTTCTCGCCGAAATCGGCGAGCTGACGGTCGAGCCGGACACGCCGGCGCGGGTGGTGATCAACGAGCGTACCGGCACGGTGGTGATCGGACGCGACGTACGGATATCGACCGTTGCCGTGACGCACGGCAATCTGACGGTCCGCGTCACCGAGCTTCCCGTGGTGTCGCAACCGGCACCCTTCTCGAAAGGGCAGACGGTGGTCGTGCCCCAGACCGTGGTCGAGGCCAACGAGGCCGGATCGCAGGTGGCGATCCTGAGCGGCGTCGATCTCCAGCGCCTGGTGCGCGGCCTGAACCAGATCGGCCTGAAACCATCCGGCATCATCGCGATCCTCCAGGCGATCAAGACGGCCGGCGCCCTCCAGGCGGATGTCATCGTGCAATGA
- the flgA gene encoding flagellar basal body P-ring formation chaperone FlgA: protein MLNRMGSIMRGLAAVLLVLVFARVAAAEEKRLPVPAVAIRAGELIRDDMITERAFAPNVLGVAVFIEGRQVLVGRMARRALLPGQPIPTNSVEDPWTVARGAMVKVVVEDSGLSIVTYGAAMQSGAPGALIPIRNTDTGVIIRGVVQPDGTVKVVDGS from the coding sequence ATGTTGAACAGGATGGGCTCGATCATGCGCGGGTTGGCCGCCGTGCTGCTGGTTCTCGTCTTCGCGCGAGTCGCGGCGGCCGAGGAGAAGCGGCTTCCCGTGCCGGCCGTCGCGATCCGCGCCGGCGAGCTGATCCGGGACGACATGATCACCGAGCGCGCCTTTGCGCCGAACGTGCTCGGCGTCGCCGTTTTCATCGAAGGACGCCAGGTCCTGGTCGGCCGCATGGCGCGCCGCGCGCTGCTCCCCGGCCAGCCGATCCCGACCAACTCGGTGGAGGATCCCTGGACGGTGGCCCGCGGCGCGATGGTCAAGGTCGTGGTCGAAGACAGCGGCCTGTCGATCGTGACCTACGGCGCCGCGATGCAGTCGGGCGCGCCCGGCGCGCTCATCCCGATACGAAACACCGATACGGGTGTGATCATCAGGGGTGTCGTCCAGCCCGACGGCACCGTCAAGGTCGTGGACGGGTCATGA
- the flgG gene encoding flagellar basal-body rod protein FlgG, with protein sequence MKSLAIAATGMNAQQTNIEVIANNIANINSTSYKRARAEFTDLFYQMDRMQGVANTSGSSPIPEGANLGLGVKSAAIRKLHIQGALTQTGNPYDMAINGRGWFQVLGPNNEVQYTRAGSFNTNANSQLVTTDGYLLDPAITVPQGTVQVTVNQTGQVFAKLDTEVNPRQIGQLNLANFANEAGLEPLGSNLYRETTASGTPVVGLPGDSGYGKINQQYLEASNVDPVKEITELISAQRAYEMNAKVIQASDEMAQTVSKGMR encoded by the coding sequence GTGAAATCGCTTGCCATCGCGGCCACGGGCATGAACGCCCAGCAGACCAACATCGAAGTCATCGCGAACAACATCGCCAACATCAACTCGACCTCGTACAAGCGGGCGCGTGCCGAGTTCACCGATCTGTTCTACCAGATGGACCGCATGCAGGGCGTTGCCAACACCAGCGGCTCGTCGCCGATCCCGGAAGGCGCCAATCTCGGCCTCGGCGTCAAGTCGGCGGCGATCCGCAAGCTGCACATCCAGGGCGCGCTCACGCAGACCGGCAATCCCTACGACATGGCGATCAACGGCCGCGGCTGGTTTCAGGTGCTCGGCCCGAATAACGAGGTGCAGTATACCCGCGCGGGCTCGTTCAACACCAACGCCAACAGCCAGCTCGTCACGACCGACGGCTATCTGCTGGATCCCGCAATCACGGTGCCGCAGGGAACGGTTCAGGTCACGGTCAACCAGACCGGACAGGTGTTTGCCAAGCTGGATACGGAAGTGAACCCGAGGCAGATCGGCCAGCTCAATCTCGCCAATTTCGCCAACGAGGCCGGCCTCGAACCGCTGGGCAGCAATCTCTACCGCGAGACCACCGCGTCCGGCACGCCGGTCGTCGGGTTGCCCGGCGATTCCGGCTACGGCAAGATCAACCAGCAATATCTCGAAGCCTCGAACGTCGACCCGGTCAAGGAAATCACCGAGTTGATCTCCGCCCAGCGCGCCTACGAAATGAATGCCAAGGTCATCCAGGCCTCGGATGAAATGGCCCAGACGGTCTCGAAGGGCATGCGCTAG
- a CDS encoding flagellar hook-basal body complex protein FliE, with product MLEAISSTAISAGQAASRATEAQAISSTATPAIQSGADVGFESVMKQVTTDAIGTLKAGEAASISAMQGKESTRRVVEALMSAEQALQTAVAVRDKVVQAYQEVVRMSI from the coding sequence ATGCTTGAAGCAATTTCATCCACAGCGATTTCGGCCGGGCAAGCGGCGAGCCGCGCGACCGAGGCGCAGGCCATCTCGTCGACGGCGACACCCGCGATCCAGTCCGGCGCCGACGTCGGATTCGAATCTGTCATGAAGCAGGTGACGACGGACGCGATCGGGACACTGAAGGCGGGCGAGGCGGCCTCGATCTCGGCGATGCAGGGCAAGGAATCGACGCGGCGCGTTGTGGAGGCGCTGATGTCGGCCGAACAGGCTTTGCAGACGGCGGTCGCAGTTCGCGACAAGGTCGTGCAGGCCTACCAAGAAGTCGTTCGGATGTCGATCTGA
- the flgC gene encoding flagellar basal body rod protein FlgC, producing MLDSLQSSLTVASSGLEAQSTRMRIVSENLANATSTGRSAGADPYQRKTITFDAAMDRASGAQLAKVKEIGVDTTPYRVEYEPGHPAADKAGYVKLPNVNMMIEMADMREVNRSYEANLQVVKQVRSMLGMTIDLLRS from the coding sequence ATGCTGGACTCACTGCAATCCTCGTTGACGGTCGCGAGCTCCGGGCTCGAAGCGCAGTCGACGCGCATGCGCATCGTCTCGGAGAATCTCGCCAACGCGACGTCGACGGGGCGCTCCGCCGGCGCCGATCCCTATCAACGCAAGACGATCACCTTCGATGCCGCGATGGACCGCGCCTCGGGCGCTCAGCTGGCGAAGGTCAAGGAAATCGGCGTCGACACCACGCCGTACCGCGTGGAGTACGAGCCGGGGCATCCCGCCGCCGACAAGGCCGGCTACGTCAAGCTGCCGAACGTCAACATGATGATCGAGATGGCGGACATGCGGGAAGTCAACCGGTCCTATGAAGCCAATCTGCAGGTCGTGAAACAGGTGAGGTCGATGCTGGGCATGACCATCGACCTGCTGAGGAGCTGA
- the flgB gene encoding flagellar basal body rod protein FlgB produces MGPLYLFELASSQARYLELRQSTIATNVANANTPGFKARDVEPFNKVLDSTPVRLATTSPSHMQLSAAESDTRATAKKDSWDVVHSGNSVSLEREMIKGSDVSRDYSMNSAVVRSFHRMLLSSAKT; encoded by the coding sequence GTGGGACCGCTCTATCTCTTCGAACTCGCATCGTCGCAGGCGCGATACCTCGAGCTCCGCCAATCGACGATCGCCACCAACGTCGCTAACGCCAACACGCCGGGCTTCAAGGCGCGCGACGTCGAGCCCTTCAACAAGGTGCTCGACAGCACGCCGGTGAGACTGGCGACCACGTCGCCGTCGCACATGCAACTCTCTGCTGCCGAGAGCGACACCCGGGCGACCGCGAAGAAGGACAGCTGGGACGTGGTTCACTCCGGCAACTCCGTCAGTCTCGAGCGGGAAATGATCAAGGGCAGCGACGTCAGTCGCGACTACTCGATGAACTCGGCGGTCGTGCGGTCGTTTCACCGCATGCTGCTGTCGAGCGCGAAGACCTGA
- the flhB gene encoding flagellar biosynthesis protein FlhB: MAETTDQESKTEEPTEKKVRDALEQGKIPVSREASIFASMAALMVIQAFLIGQGVQQLTPMLTGFLDDPDGFPLSTGADAQNLLIVVGLQALRFLTPLVVTLSAFGLAASLLQNAPSLVLQRITPDLSRISPLSGWSRLFGSQGLVEFAKSLFKLAAVTVVVAFVLRSSEAKAFEAMYTDPVALPEMILNIAMRIVSAICIATIVLVAVDLAWARFHWRRELRMTRQEIKDEHKQAEGDPLIKARLRSLARDRSRQRMIASASRATLVIANPTHFAIALRYNREENPAPIVVAKGMDVIALKIREVAEQNRIPVIENKALARALYEAVQVDQVIPAEFFRPVAEIIYFLQSKQAPRSEKVQ, encoded by the coding sequence ATGGCAGAAACAACCGATCAGGAGAGCAAGACAGAAGAGCCGACCGAGAAAAAAGTCCGCGATGCGCTCGAACAGGGCAAAATCCCGGTCTCTCGGGAGGCTTCCATCTTCGCCTCGATGGCTGCGCTGATGGTGATCCAGGCGTTCCTGATCGGCCAGGGCGTTCAGCAATTGACGCCGATGCTGACGGGCTTTCTCGATGATCCCGACGGCTTCCCTCTCAGCACCGGGGCCGACGCCCAGAATCTGCTCATCGTGGTCGGGCTTCAGGCACTGCGGTTCCTGACGCCGCTGGTCGTCACCCTGTCGGCGTTCGGGCTCGCAGCCTCGCTGTTGCAAAATGCTCCCAGCCTGGTGCTCCAGCGCATCACGCCGGACCTGTCGCGAATCTCTCCGCTCAGCGGCTGGAGCCGGCTGTTTGGATCGCAGGGCCTCGTCGAGTTCGCCAAGTCGCTGTTCAAGCTCGCCGCGGTCACCGTCGTCGTCGCGTTCGTGCTGCGCTCGTCGGAAGCGAAGGCGTTCGAGGCGATGTACACCGACCCGGTCGCGCTGCCGGAGATGATTCTCAACATCGCCATGCGAATCGTCTCGGCGATCTGCATCGCGACCATCGTCCTGGTAGCGGTCGATCTCGCATGGGCGCGCTTCCACTGGCGGCGCGAGCTGCGCATGACGCGGCAGGAGATCAAGGACGAGCACAAGCAGGCCGAAGGCGATCCGCTGATCAAGGCGCGCCTGCGCTCGCTTGCGCGCGACCGCTCGCGCCAGCGCATGATCGCCTCCGCATCGCGGGCGACGCTGGTGATTGCGAACCCGACGCACTTCGCGATCGCGCTACGCTACAATCGCGAGGAAAATCCGGCGCCGATCGTCGTGGCGAAGGGCATGGACGTGATTGCGCTGAAGATCCGCGAAGTCGCCGAGCAGAACCGGATTCCGGTGATTGAGAACAAGGCGCTGGCGCGCGCGCTCTACGAGGCGGTTCAGGTCGACCAAGTGATTCCGGCGGAGTTCTTCCGGCCGGTCGCCGAGATCATCTACTTCCTGCAGTCCAAGCAGGCGCCGCGGTCCGAGAAGGTCCAGTAG
- a CDS encoding flagellar motor switch protein FliG: MAAQVGMAPIKQRGVATLGGTEKVAALLLAMGRQAAASVLAQFEPQDIRTVTKAAAELRPITAQELEAIVEEFAQQFSMGANILGTLGGLEAVLGDVLPADQVSAIMSDLLGNSSRSVWDRVSSVSENSLASYLSKEHPQTAALILSKVKPSCAAKVMSQLPSSLRNELMRRVLSLKPIVDDAMRVLEKTLHEDLTLNFARNLGADTYARVADIINKMERGHIEDMLKSLSEKRPKSAEVLKELLFTFDDVTNLTPKARTMIFDQVPTDRIVIALKGTDKHFREMILSSVASRVRRVVEHELAIGEPSNQRDVLEARRVITDLALDLAEKGEIELNPEQEDELVFR, from the coding sequence ATGGCGGCACAGGTCGGCATGGCTCCCATCAAGCAGCGAGGCGTCGCCACGCTGGGCGGAACGGAGAAGGTCGCGGCACTCCTGCTCGCCATGGGTCGGCAGGCGGCCGCGAGCGTACTCGCGCAGTTCGAGCCGCAGGATATCCGCACCGTTACAAAGGCCGCGGCCGAGCTGCGGCCGATCACGGCGCAGGAACTCGAAGCGATCGTCGAGGAGTTCGCCCAGCAATTCTCGATGGGCGCCAACATTCTCGGCACCCTCGGTGGCCTGGAAGCCGTGCTCGGCGACGTGCTTCCGGCCGACCAGGTCTCGGCCATCATGTCGGACCTGCTGGGCAATTCGAGCCGGTCCGTGTGGGATCGCGTCTCGTCGGTGTCGGAGAACTCGCTGGCAAGCTACCTGTCCAAGGAGCATCCGCAGACCGCGGCGCTCATCCTGTCCAAGGTCAAGCCGTCCTGCGCCGCCAAGGTCATGAGCCAGCTGCCGTCGAGCCTGCGCAACGAGCTGATGCGGCGCGTGCTCAGCCTCAAGCCGATCGTCGACGACGCCATGAGGGTCCTCGAGAAGACGCTGCATGAGGATCTGACGCTGAACTTCGCCCGCAACCTCGGCGCGGACACCTATGCCCGCGTCGCCGACATCATCAACAAGATGGAGCGCGGACACATCGAGGACATGCTCAAGAGCCTGTCGGAGAAGCGGCCGAAGTCGGCCGAAGTGCTGAAGGAGCTGCTCTTCACCTTCGACGACGTCACCAACCTGACGCCGAAGGCGCGCACCATGATCTTCGACCAGGTGCCGACCGATCGCATCGTCATCGCGCTGAAGGGCACCGACAAGCACTTCCGCGAGATGATCCTGTCCTCGGTCGCCTCGCGCGTCCGCCGGGTCGTCGAGCACGAACTCGCCATCGGCGAGCCGTCGAACCAGCGCGACGTGCTGGAGGCGCGGCGCGTGATCACCGACCTCGCGCTCGACCTCGCGGAAAAGGGCGAAATCGAGCTCAACCCCGAGCAGGAGGATGAGCTGGTCTTCCGCTGA
- the fliN gene encoding flagellar motor switch protein FliN has protein sequence MAQSFDYESASAADEGHTETSPLERLAEIAARTAEETGKFANVDAILRIPVTMQVVLGSATIPVANLMKLGRGAVVPLDHRVGEPVDVVVNGRVVARGEVVVVEEDNSRFGVSLTEIVGPLGQGDT, from the coding sequence ATGGCGCAATCCTTCGACTATGAGTCAGCATCGGCGGCCGACGAGGGGCATACCGAAACATCTCCGCTGGAGCGGTTGGCGGAGATTGCCGCGCGCACCGCGGAGGAGACCGGCAAGTTCGCCAATGTCGATGCCATCCTGCGCATTCCCGTGACCATGCAGGTGGTGCTGGGATCGGCGACCATTCCGGTGGCAAATTTGATGAAGCTCGGCCGCGGCGCGGTGGTTCCGCTCGACCACAGGGTCGGCGAACCCGTCGACGTCGTGGTCAACGGCCGCGTCGTCGCCCGCGGCGAGGTGGTCGTGGTCGAAGAAGACAATTCCCGCTTCGGCGTCTCGCTCACCGAGATTGTCGGCCCGTTGGGGCAGGGTGATACCTGA
- a CDS encoding FliM/FliN family flagellar motor switch protein, translated as MMEALDVDQRKPLPNYLLDAAGISIERMPMLNVIFDRMAASCTDSLQPMAGTPCYFSVNGITNDRVGDIIKDYEANAVAAVLYAEQWDSRIIIMLDRDFVFTMVEAMFGSDGAEPPLDVERSFSNIEIRLVQALFERFAKALQSAFAGTSNVTFRVERVETAMASLAIGRSGNMSICANIMLQALYRGGQMFLIIPHSALNPLRQKLATVVVSDGRAADPRWREQMETEVHRTEVTLSAVLDEKMISLGDVVKFQVGQVLELEATPRTLARLESNNQVLFWCQIGQLDGYYAMQVADPVDQKREFVDDILSR; from the coding sequence ATGATGGAAGCCCTCGACGTCGATCAGCGCAAGCCGCTGCCGAACTATCTGCTGGACGCCGCCGGCATCTCGATCGAACGCATGCCGATGCTCAATGTGATCTTCGATCGCATGGCGGCATCGTGCACGGACAGCCTGCAGCCGATGGCTGGAACGCCATGCTATTTCTCGGTCAACGGCATCACCAACGACCGTGTCGGCGATATCATCAAGGACTACGAGGCCAATGCGGTTGCGGCCGTGCTCTATGCCGAGCAGTGGGACTCCCGCATCATCATCATGCTCGACCGCGACTTCGTGTTCACGATGGTCGAGGCGATGTTCGGCTCCGACGGCGCCGAACCGCCGCTCGACGTCGAGCGCAGCTTCTCGAACATCGAGATCCGCCTGGTCCAAGCGCTGTTCGAGCGGTTCGCCAAGGCGCTGCAATCCGCCTTCGCCGGCACCTCCAACGTCACTTTCCGCGTCGAGCGGGTCGAAACCGCCATGGCATCGCTGGCGATCGGGCGGAGCGGCAACATGTCGATCTGCGCAAACATCATGCTGCAGGCACTCTACCGCGGCGGCCAGATGTTCCTCATCATTCCGCACTCCGCGCTCAACCCGCTCAGGCAGAAGCTCGCGACCGTGGTCGTGAGCGACGGCCGCGCGGCCGATCCGCGCTGGCGCGAGCAGATGGAGACGGAGGTTCACCGCACCGAGGTGACGCTGAGCGCCGTGCTGGACGAAAAGATGATTTCGCTCGGCGACGTCGTGAAGTTCCAGGTCGGCCAGGTGCTCGAGCTCGAAGCCACGCCACGCACGCTGGCTCGACTCGAGAGCAACAACCAGGTGCTGTTCTGGTGTCAGATCGGCCAGCTTGACGGCTATTACGCCATGCAGGTGGCAGATCCCGTCGATCAGAAACGGGAGTTCGTCGATGATATCCTATCTCGTTGA
- the motA gene encoding flagellar motor stator protein MotA has product MGSFVGIVITVAALLGGFAAMGGHLGVLMQPWEFVIIMGTAAGTFIMANPWKTVADTGLACVQAVTGAVPGQRYYLDLLGALHALMRELRGKGRNEVEAHIDDPASSEIFKAFPSVLGDPSLLQFICDYVRLIIMGNARTHEIEALMDEEIHTIVKSKLAPYHALVVVSEALPALGIVAAVLGVIKAMGALDQSPKLLGGFIGAALVGTFAGIFLSYGIISPFAMKVKMTREKRCRPYIIVKQTLLAFMNGAMPQIAVEHGRKMIASPERPSIDVVENETIAGPKAVVTEVEPKAARAS; this is encoded by the coding sequence TTGGGCAGTTTCGTGGGGATCGTCATCACGGTAGCGGCACTGCTGGGCGGATTTGCCGCCATGGGCGGGCATCTGGGCGTGCTGATGCAGCCTTGGGAGTTCGTGATCATCATGGGCACCGCGGCCGGCACCTTTATCATGGCCAATCCCTGGAAGACGGTCGCGGATACCGGGCTTGCCTGCGTGCAGGCAGTGACGGGGGCGGTGCCCGGTCAGCGCTACTATCTCGATCTGCTCGGTGCGCTCCACGCGCTGATGCGGGAACTGCGGGGCAAGGGCCGCAACGAGGTCGAGGCGCATATCGACGATCCCGCGTCCTCCGAGATATTCAAGGCGTTCCCGAGCGTGCTCGGAGATCCGTCGCTGCTCCAGTTCATCTGCGACTACGTCCGCCTCATCATCATGGGTAACGCGCGAACGCACGAGATCGAAGCGCTGATGGACGAGGAGATCCACACCATCGTGAAGAGTAAGCTGGCGCCCTACCACGCGCTCGTGGTGGTCTCGGAAGCTCTGCCTGCGCTCGGCATCGTCGCTGCGGTGCTCGGCGTCATCAAGGCCATGGGCGCGCTCGACCAGTCGCCGAAGCTGCTGGGCGGCTTCATCGGCGCCGCCCTCGTCGGCACCTTCGCCGGCATTTTCCTGTCCTACGGCATCATTTCGCCCTTCGCGATGAAGGTGAAGATGACGCGCGAAAAGCGTTGCCGGCCCTACATCATCGTCAAGCAGACGCTGCTGGCGTTCATGAACGGCGCCATGCCGCAGATCGCCGTCGAGCACGGCCGCAAGATGATCGCGAGCCCCGAGCGGCCCTCGATCGACGTTGTCGAGAACGAGACGATCGCGGGACCCAAGGCGGTCGTGACCGAGGTTGAACCGAAGGCTGCGCGCGCATCATGA
- a CDS encoding DUF1217 domain-containing protein yields MLSTIADYTRLTKDMGKSLTQVATQPDVSRDTDYFLSHIGNVKTIDDFLKDYRLYSYAMKAYGLSDMTYAKAFMRKVLTEGIADNKTFANKLTDIRYRQFAAAFNFAALGDKATQTAAATTGTATQYVTQTMEEKAGDQNEGLRLALYFTRKASTITNSYQILADKAMTQVVQTALGLPSTISSADIDAQAKMITSKIKLTDFQDPAKVTKFVQRFAAMWDATRAQSETSTNPALVLIGGATTSIGMDTNVLTTLQNIKFNR; encoded by the coding sequence ATGCTATCCACCATCGCGGACTACACCAGACTGACCAAGGACATGGGCAAGTCGCTGACACAGGTCGCGACGCAGCCGGACGTCAGCCGCGACACCGATTACTTCCTCAGCCACATCGGCAACGTGAAGACCATCGACGACTTCCTGAAGGACTATCGCCTCTATTCCTACGCGATGAAGGCATATGGCCTCAGCGACATGACCTACGCCAAGGCGTTCATGCGCAAGGTGCTGACCGAGGGTATCGCCGACAACAAGACCTTCGCCAACAAGCTGACCGACATCCGCTACCGGCAATTCGCCGCCGCTTTCAATTTCGCCGCCCTCGGCGACAAGGCGACCCAAACCGCCGCGGCCACGACCGGCACGGCGACCCAATACGTCACGCAGACGATGGAGGAGAAGGCCGGCGACCAGAACGAGGGCCTGCGGCTGGCGCTCTATTTCACGCGCAAGGCTTCCACGATCACCAATTCCTACCAGATCCTCGCGGACAAGGCGATGACGCAAGTGGTCCAGACGGCGCTCGGCCTGCCGTCGACGATCAGCTCGGCTGATATCGATGCCCAGGCCAAGATGATCACGAGCAAGATCAAGCTCACCGATTTCCAGGATCCGGCCAAGGTCACCAAATTCGTGCAGCGCTTCGCGGCGATGTGGGATGCGACCCGGGCCCAGAGCGAGACCTCGACCAACCCGGCGCTGGTCCTGATCGGCGGCGCCACGACGTCGATTGGCATGGATACCAACGTGCTCACGACACTTCAGAACATCAAGTTCAACAGGTAA
- the flgF gene encoding flagellar basal-body rod protein FlgF, whose translation MQSALYVGLSAQVALEKRLQTIANNVANVNTAAFRTDVVKFETVLSKAGVNPVAFSSPGDNIISREMGSITESGNPLDVAVVGQGWIAFAGPNGTVYTRDGRLQIAANGDLQTVSGFPVIDSGGAQITLDPNGGPVSIARSGAITQDNNEIGTIGLFNIPADANLDRYGNSGVTPNRPATAIADFSRDGFKQGYVEGSGANPMMELTKLIAASRAFDGTNSMIEGTESSLQNAIRTLGEPGK comes from the coding sequence ATGCAATCGGCCCTCTATGTAGGATTGTCGGCGCAGGTCGCCCTCGAAAAGCGCCTCCAGACGATCGCCAACAACGTCGCCAACGTCAACACGGCGGCGTTCCGCACCGACGTGGTGAAGTTCGAGACGGTGTTGTCCAAGGCGGGCGTGAACCCGGTCGCCTTCTCCTCGCCCGGCGACAACATCATCTCGCGCGAGATGGGCAGCATCACCGAGAGCGGCAACCCGCTCGATGTCGCCGTGGTCGGACAGGGCTGGATCGCCTTCGCCGGTCCGAACGGCACGGTCTATACGCGCGACGGTCGACTCCAGATCGCCGCCAACGGCGACCTTCAGACCGTCTCCGGCTTCCCCGTCATCGATTCCGGTGGCGCGCAAATCACCCTCGATCCGAACGGCGGACCGGTCTCGATCGCGCGCAGCGGCGCGATCACCCAGGACAACAACGAGATCGGCACCATCGGCCTGTTCAACATTCCCGCCGACGCCAATCTCGACCGCTACGGCAATTCGGGCGTCACGCCCAACCGGCCTGCGACCGCCATCGCCGACTTCTCCCGCGACGGCTTCAAGCAGGGCTATGTCGAGGGCTCGGGCGCCAATCCGATGATGGAATTGACGAAGCTGATCGCGGCCTCGCGCGCCTTCGACGGCACCAATTCAATGATCGAGGGCACTGAGAGCTCGCTCCAGAACGCAATCCGGACGCTGGGCGAACCCGGCAAATAG